A genomic window from Pecten maximus chromosome 6, xPecMax1.1, whole genome shotgun sequence includes:
- the LOC117329061 gene encoding uncharacterized protein LOC117329061 yields MGAICSSKSTTVVDSRQPATDESDSAVYTYANHNTSRVERRSPDVGERVGYINTSETLLQEDKNLPRGLSDPNMPARLPTGDATVPSTIDASSSKTKPDNPRMQTTFTNLKNAQQLFVTEMKNENTATEFDGVQKVLKRDVSDVFDEYTSPSERETIGDFMVEIGLVETLVKLYEYIIEDMYDAFTLATSMDSGKEKHLLKEIRKILWNFSDRSLEFKDAIAKTRIMFGFLAKDLQEMRKHEFNQIQENSFPFGSAVNIIHNCSRSSNITKDMYMVDPQPDGGETVSLKTCLQPFLHSSDTYVKLITLLSLAHMMDDKESKELLETDETILNFLLEMIRKATESENRRQQGFSVEELLDGLSRIAKNDSNKVKIMKIHDAFTLIKEIIIRGNVVSETTAAVRTIWELAFDTNTRGQIRQSEDLMKKLKELKLSGTAELANTASYAYFVITDSDDTESEDDELRHNTSDSMVPPEETDRSKNPLKSHAPPHSTIAAGETRPGHIMLSYNWTHQPMLLKVYDNLTEHGLPVWMDVYNMKGNLLDAMSQAIKDSDIVVICVSEQYGKSGNCRTEAEFARKKKKTIIPFMMQRNVDLPGWLDMLLGEKLYYKFYDFELGDQRAFDARMGEVIAALVGHMTPNQSSVQPSLLPSPDRKVDEPQTTVVKQKKSQETTTKAPKAKKSKQLKENDSPLDSWTEDDKDNWLRDNRLNTYKGMKAITCEQLQFLVKISVKAPEFFYRSLKEEVGLNGLEQLMRVSNAIEELV; encoded by the exons ATGGGTGCAATATGTAGCAGTAAGTCAACCACAGTCGTAGACTCACGCCAGCCTGCCACAGACGAAAGTGACAGCGCAGTATATACATACGCAAATCATAACACTTCTCGAGTGGAGAGAAGGTCCCCTGACGTGGGAGAACGTGTAGGGTATATAAACACTAGCGAAACATTACTTCAAGAGGACAAGAATTTACCACGTGGCTTGTCCGATCCCAATATGCCGGCAAGATTACCAACAGGAGATGCGACTGTACCCTCGACCATCGATGCCAGTTCGTCAAAAACTAAACCAGACAATCCACGAATGCAAACAACATTCACGAACTTGAAAAATGCACAGCAATTGTTTGTTACAGAAATGAAAAATGAGAACACCGCAACCGAATTTGATGGTGTTCAGAAAGTCCTTAAACGGGATGTTTCTGATGTTTTCGACGAATACACGAGTCCATCAGAAAGAGAAACAATTGGGGATTTTATGGTCGAAATTGG TTTGGTGGAAACCTTGGTTAAATTATACGAATACATTATCGAAGACATGTATGACGCATTCACCTTGGCCACATCAATGGACTCGGGCAAGGAAAAACACCTGCTCAAAGAAATTCGAAAAATTTTATGGAATTTTTCTGATAGAAGTTTAGAGTTTAAGGATGCAATAGCCAAAACTCGAATTATGTTTGGGTTCCTGGCCAAGGATTTACAGGAAATGAGGAAACACGAATTCAATCAAATTCAA GAAAATTCATTTCCTTTCGGATCAGCCGTGAACATAATCCACAACTGTTCTAGAAGTTCCAATATCACGAAGGACATGTACATGGTAGATCCTCAGCCTGATGGAGGTGAAACAGTCTCCCTAAAGACATGTCTCCAACCTTTTCTTCATTCATCTGATACAT ATGTGAAGCTTATAACGTTGTTATCACTGGCACATATGATGGACGATAAAGAAAGCAAAGAACTATTGGAAACTGATGAAACCATATTGAACTTTCTACTGGAAATGATTCGAAAGGCCACAGAATCAGAAAATAGACGACAGCAAGGATTTTCGGTCGAAGAACTTCTAGATGGGCTTTCCCGCATAGCTAAAAATGATAGCAACAAagttaaaattatgaaaatccATGATGCTTTCACGCTAATCAAAGAAATCATTATAAGAGGCAATGTCGTGTCAGAAACTACCGCTGCAGTTCGAACCATCTGGGAGTTAGCATTTGATACCAATActagaggtcaaatcagg CAAAGTGAAGACTTAATGAAAAAACTAAAAGAGCTAAAACTTTCTGGAACAGCAGAGCTTGCCAACACAGCGTCGTACGCGTATTTCGTGATCACGGATTCAGATGACACCGAATCTGAAGACGACGAATTACGACACAACACATCAG ATTCCATGGTTCCTCCTGAAGAGACAGACAGAAGTAAAAATCCCCTCAAGTCACATGCACCTCCGCATTCTACTATTGCTGCAGGAGAGACCAGACCAGGACATATTATGCTCAGCTATAACTGGACACATCAACCAATGCTACTGAAG GTGTATGACAATTTAACGGAACATGGCCTTCCGGTGTGGATGGATGTCTATAACATGAAGGGCAACCTCTTGGACGCCATGTCTCAGGCTATTAAAGATTCCGACATCGTTGTCATTTGTGTATCGGAGCAGTATGGCAAAAGTGGAAATTGTCGAACCG AGGCAGAGTTCGCACGGAAGAAGAAGAAGACCATCATTCCATTTATGATGCAAAGAAATGTAGATTTACCAGGTTGGTTAGACATGCTGCTTGGTGAAAAGTTGTACTACAAATTCTACGACTTTGAACTGGGCGACCAGCGGGCATTTGATGCACGCATGGGGGAGGTTATCGCAGCTCTTGTTGGTCACATGACACCTAACCAGTCAAGTGTACAACCCTCATTGCTTCCATCACCAGACAGAAAAGTAGACGAGCCGCAAACGACGGTTGTAAAACAGAAAAAGTCCCAAGAAACCACTACTAAGGCGCCAAAAGCGAAAAAATCTAAACAG CTCAAGGAGAACGACAGTCCATTGGACTCGTGGACAGAGGATGACAAAGATAACTGGTTGAGAGACAACAGACTAAACAC